In Streptomyces sp. P3, one DNA window encodes the following:
- a CDS encoding CBS domain-containing protein, translated as MHGTPHIVSDVMTQTVAAIGRGASFKEIVRMMQDWKVSALPVLEGEGRVVGIVSEADLLPKEEFRDSDPDRETQLRRLSDLAKAGAVTAGELMTSPALTVPADTTLSQAARTMARAKVKRLPVVDDVGMLQGIVSRADLLKVFLRDDDDIVEEVRREVVSYLFPASTSSVRVAVRDGVVTLGGRIRDTSLIPVAARLIRAVEGVVDVDFDVSEPDRSAGPRPDPTSDAENTSRA; from the coding sequence ATGCACGGCACCCCGCACATCGTCAGCGATGTGATGACCCAGACCGTGGCCGCCATCGGCCGCGGCGCCTCCTTCAAGGAGATCGTGCGGATGATGCAGGACTGGAAGGTCAGCGCCCTGCCCGTCCTGGAGGGCGAGGGCCGGGTCGTCGGAATCGTGTCCGAGGCCGACCTGCTGCCCAAGGAGGAGTTCCGCGACAGCGACCCCGACCGGGAGACCCAGCTGCGGCGGCTGTCCGACCTGGCGAAGGCCGGCGCGGTGACCGCCGGGGAGCTGATGACGTCACCGGCGCTCACCGTCCCGGCCGACACGACGCTTTCCCAGGCCGCTCGGACCATGGCCCGGGCGAAGGTCAAACGGCTGCCCGTCGTCGACGACGTGGGCATGCTGCAGGGCATCGTCAGCCGCGCCGACCTGCTGAAGGTGTTTCTGCGCGATGACGACGACATCGTCGAGGAGGTGCGCCGGGAGGTGGTGTCGTACCTCTTCCCCGCGTCGACGTCGTCCGTACGCGTGGCGGTGCGGGACGGGGTCGTGACGCTCGGCGGCCGTATCCGCGACACCTCCCTGATCCCCGTGGCCGCGCGTCTGATCCGGGCCGTCGAGGGGGTCGTGGACGTGGACTTCGACGTCTCCGAGCCCGACCGCTCCGCCGGGCCGCGCCCCGACCCGACGAGCGACGCCGAGAACACATCGCGCGCGTGA